The following are encoded in a window of Lampris incognitus isolate fLamInc1 chromosome 15, fLamInc1.hap2, whole genome shotgun sequence genomic DNA:
- the ddhd1b gene encoding phospholipase DDHD1b, translating into MSGIKEKPAVRRHSSENDSGGGGGDWDMASDVFVSCYDDPAAELDPAPRPALDRHLPLLRGEHRLSQDGLMLGLVEEGRYAGYRPHPDPGSDYLDVDPDYTESDGNVAAKKRNRSNSSRHRGEVVTELGPEEVRWFYKEDKRTWKPFVGHDSLKVEVAYRRFCELNPDKVRRRVPSARADDPPGSDGVAEGGPGQTEPAVQGGGGGGERVSVSEERDVDGVSISVEAVCVRGGLYEVDIKEKECYPVYWNQQDRIPVMRGQWFIDGTWLPLEEDESDQIELEHLACFRGQQMRDTYETEVVTATVDSKDAIHSLKLSRSHVDWHSVDEVYLYSDATTSKIARTVSQKLGFSKDTVDSITPDKVRGLRDMLNSSAMDIMYYTSPLYRDEITRGLTHELNRLYTLFCSRNPEFEENGKVSIVSHSLGCVITFDIMTGWDPAHFHHQEEPNPEETKHHWPSHEEHHLQEQLRQTRLRLRDLEDQFQGLQTSTSGAMPALKFKVENFFCMGSPLAVFLALRGIRPCNNGVQDHILPKSICQRLFNIFHPTDPVAYRLEPLILKHYSNIAPVQIHWCNTTSPTRYDQIRPTLLNPLKESASVSDSESLPSPCTSPPQARRHYGESITSLGKASIMGAANLGKGIGGMFFSRFSRSSGHVGGVEEEPSDSDGGASEVENAGSGEEGAAAEGEEKEKQREEDTEEIEPVMSQSTSAIMDSTSLELERRIDFELREGLVESRYWSAVTSHTAYWCSHDVALFLLTFMYRQQDPPETAEDNPESS; encoded by the exons ATGAGCGGTATAAAAGAGAAGCCCGCCGTGCGCCGGCACAGCTCGGAGAACGActcgggcggcggcggcggcgactgGGACATGGCCAGCGACGTGTTCGTCTCCTGCTACGACGACCCGGCGGCGGAGTTGGACCCGGCACCACGGCCCGCTTTGGACCGACACCTCCCTCTGCTGCGCGGGGAGCACCGCCTCTCCCAGGACGGCCTGATGCTGGGCCTGGTGGAGGAGGGACGTTACGCGGGCTACCGTCCTCATCCGGACCCGGGGTCGGACTACCTCGACGTGGACCCGGACTACACGGAGAGCGACGGCAACGTCGCCGCCAAGAAGCGCAACCGGTCCAACAGCTCCCGGCACCGCGGGGAGGTGGTgacggagctggggccggaggagGTGCGCTGGTTTTACAAAGAGGACAAGCGGACGTGGAAGCCGTTCGTCGGGCACGACTCGCTGAAAGTGGAGGTGGCCTATCGGAGGTTCTGCGAGCTGAACCCCGACAAGGTGAGGCGCCGCGTGCCGTCGGCCAGGGCCGATGACCCGCCCGGGTCGGACGGCGTGGCGGAGGGGGGCCCCGGTCAGACGGAGCCGGCggtgcagggaggaggaggaggtggggagcGCGTGTCCGTGTCGGAGGAGAGGGATGTGGACGGCGTCAGCATCAGCGTGGAGGCTGTGTGCGTGAGGGGAGGTCTCTATGAGGTGGACATCAAGGAGAAAGAGTGCTACCCCGTCTACTGGAACC AGCAAGACCGGATACCTGTGATGCGCGGCCAGTGGTTCATCGACGGCACGTGGCTCCCCCTGGAGGAGGACGAGAGCGATCAGATCGAGCTGGAGCACCTGGCCTGTTTCCGGGGGCAACAGATGAGGGACACCTATGAGACGGAGGTGGTGACGGCCACAGTGGACAGCAAGGATG CTATCCACAGCTTAAAGCTGAGCCGGAGCCACGTCGACTGGCACAGCGTAGACGAGGTGTACCTCTACAGCGATGCCACCACCTCCAAGATCGCACGCACTGTCTCCCAGAAACTGGGCTTCTCCAAAG ACACGGTGGACTCCATCACCCCAGACAAAGTGAGAGGCCTCCGAGACATGCTCAACAGCAGCGCCATGGACATCATGTACTACACCAGCCCGCTGTACCGAGACGAG atcaCTAGGGGTCTGACACATGAGCTGAATCGACTCTACACACTCTTCTGCTCCCGTAACCCCGAGTTTGAGGAGAACGGGAAAGTTTCGATCGTGTCGCACTCGCTGGGCTGTGTCATCACTTTCGACATCATGACGGGCTGGGACCCCGCCCACTTCCATCATCAAGAAGAGCCCAACCCCGAGGAGACCAAACACCACTGGCCGAGTCACGAGGAGCACCACCTTCAGGAGCAGCTGAGGCAGACACGACTCAG GTTGAGGGACTTGGAGGACCAGTTCCAGGGTCTGCAGACATCTACATCGGGGGCAATGCCAGCTTTGAAATTCAAG GTTGAAAATTTCTTCTGCATGGGTTCGCCCTTGGCGGTTTTCCTGGCATTGCGAGGGATCCGCCCCTGCAATAACGGCGTGCAGGATCACATCTTGCCCAAATCCATCTGCCAGCGTCTGTTCAACATTTTCCATCCCACGGACCCCGTG GCGTACAGATTGGAGCCCCTCATCCTGAAGCATTACAGTAACATCGCCCCTGTCCAAATACACTG GTGTAACACCACCAGTCCGACGCGGTACGACCAGATCCGACCCACGCTGCTGAACCCTCTGAAGGAGAGCGCGTCTGTGTCGGACTCGGAGAGCCTCCCCAGCCCCTGCACCTCCCCACCGCAGGCCCGCCGCCACTACGGAGAGTCCATCACCAGCCTGGGCAAGGCTAGCATCATGG GTGCTGCAAATCTCGGGAAGGGAATTGGAGGAATGTTCTTCTCCCGCTTCTCCCGCTCCAGTGGCCATGTGGGCGGGGTCGAGGAGGAGCCGTCTGACTCCGATGGCGGGGCCTCCGAAGTGGAGAACGCAGGCTCCGGGGAGGAGGGGGCTGCGGCCGAAGGCGAGGAgaaagagaagcagagggagGAGGACACGGAGGAGATTGAGCCCGTCATGTCCCAGTCCACCTCAGCCATCATGGACAGCACCTCCT